Within Paralichthys olivaceus isolate ysfri-2021 chromosome 14, ASM2471397v2, whole genome shotgun sequence, the genomic segment GTGTGTCTTTGCTACATTTCATCCATGCAGTCGTAACCTGGGGGGGAAGCTCGGTGCCTCCATTACAGAAACTCTGGGAATAGAGAACATGGGAGATCTGACTCGCTTCTCGCAGGCCCAGCTGGGGCAGCACTTTGGAGAAAAAACAGGGTGAGATGAGAACAGAACAAGGTCAAAAGTCTCTTGAGGAGACTGGTTAACATGAAATCCGATTTTTCCCCACAAAATATTTGATTAACAAGTGTattcacaaacaaatgtctctatTTTGCAGCCAGTGGTTGTATGACTTGTGTCGGGGGATTGAGTTTGAAGCAGTGAAACCCAGACAGCTTCCCAAGTCCATCGGCTGTAGTAAAAACTTCCCTGGGAAAACATCACTGGCCACGAAAGAGCAAGTACGAATAACTAACATCTGCTTCAGGATCTGGATCTAACTTTTTAGTCCCATTTTGACTGATACTGAAAGTatgttgttttcatgctgtTATTAATAACCCATGTGAAGGTACAGTACTGGCTTCATCAACTGGCTCTTGAGCTAGAGGAGCGGCTGACCAAGGACAGAGAAGTGGTGAGAAAATTTGTGTTCTATTTCTTCTTCTGGGTTTTCCTGATGTCAGATACAGTAAATGTCTCTTGGTTCTATATtggttctttttcttctctcacatTACAGAACGGTCGAGTGTTTAAGCTGCTGACAGTTGGTGTACGTCAGCTCGGGGATAAGAGGCAGAGCAGCTTCTCTCGCTGTTGTGCATTAGTGCGCTACGAAGCAACCAAAATTTCTAGTGACAGCTTTGCCATTATCAAGAGcctgaacacagcaggaaaccACCAGGCGACGTggtagttataataataataacacagttAAATATATTAAGTAACTGGTTAAAGGAATCCTGAATGATTTAtcactcttttttgttttgcatcatgTCCTCCAGGGCTCCACCTCTCACCCTGCTACACCTTTCTGCAAGCAAATTCAGTGACGCTTCATCAGCAGGGGGGATAGCTGGTTTCCTTTCCGGTGATGTCACTTCGACCCAGAGCCTCTTCTCTACTGCTCAGTCCTCCACCCAGCCGACCTctgaactgaaaaataactCGCCATGCAGACAACCTGCCACCATTCAGTCCTTCTTTCAAAAGGCGACTGAGAAACAAAGACTGAAGGTGatgaaagaagaagatgaggaggatgaagttGGAGTCTCCAAAGGAATTCTCccatgttcctcctcctctcacaaaacatctggaactGGTAGTCAGTTGGAGACAGATGCCAGTATCACAGTTTCATCCGTTTCAATTTCACCTAACTCTAAAAATGGTTCTTCAAGCCCCCATCCTGGaatttcctctttcttccacaAAAAGAATCTTGAAAGAAGCTTACAGGCCTCAGCACCAGTGCTGAGCAGCACTGAAGCAGAAGTCGGACCCGGCAGTGTCAATAAAAGAGAGGAATTGGAAGACACTGTGGCTGTTTTGTCAGGCCTGCAGGAAAGAAATAGCTCAGAGTTTACGTTCCACCAGACACCATGTGAAGAGTTCAAGGATGAACTGGACACTGGTCCAGGGGGAAATCCCCATCCTCCCAGTGTGGCCAGAGAGGACCTCTTGAACTGTGAACGCTGTGGCCAGGATGTGTTGGTCTGGGAAATGCCTGAACACAATGACTATCACTTTGCCCTGGACCTCCAGAATTCACTTTCTTCTTCATCTGCTGGTTCAGCATcagtctctgcctcctcttcctctgcatctTCTCTCAGGGTGGCAGCAGCAGGCACGACCCAGTCCGCCCGGGGCAAGACAAAAACCAGGGGCCAGTCAGGACCACAACCAAAAAGACCCCGCTCTCAGGGTGGAAGTACGACCACtctggattctttttttaagaGGAACTGAACATGTATTGtagaaaaaactttttaaaataaaaatagatggTAATAAGCTTAACCCTATAAGAATGTGTACAAATCAAAGTGTTTATTtacttcatttcatgttttcatgtatATTGCCAACCTGAGTATATTTAGGATTCTTGTAGTATTCTGACATACCAACAGAGGCCACTAGTCAGTAAATTACTGTACTCAAGAGATAAATGTT encodes:
- the polh gene encoding DNA polymerase eta gives rise to the protein MSAKNVRHSRRPLMTSSCNFGPLRQIQSDGNRDFGARFNSSEPITRGRGFLRFPPAERASSPVMEFGRERVVALVDMDCFYVQVEQRLDAALSNTPCVVAQYKTWKGGGIIAVSYEARAHGVTKNMWVDDAKKLCPDLQVARVRESRGKADLTHYREASVEVIEVMSRFAVIERASIDEAYMDLTAAVQQRLKDMANKQIEPHLLRMTYIQGYPQSSPELQASTEDSVLDKEEQRSKGLQQWLASLPVLLTGAQSSAELQLTVGALIVEEMRAAVEKHTGFRCSAGISHNKVLAKLACGLNKPNRQTVLPLDSVSELFNSLPIGKIRNLGGKLGASITETLGIENMGDLTRFSQAQLGQHFGEKTGQWLYDLCRGIEFEAVKPRQLPKSIGCSKNFPGKTSLATKEQVQYWLHQLALELEERLTKDREVNGRVFKLLTVGVRQLGDKRQSSFSRCCALVRYEATKISSDSFAIIKSLNTAGNHQATWAPPLTLLHLSASKFSDASSAGGIAGFLSGDVTSTQSLFSTAQSSTQPTSELKNNSPCRQPATIQSFFQKATEKQRLKVMKEEDEEDEVGVSKGILPCSSSSHKTSGTGSQLETDASITVSSVSISPNSKNGSSSPHPGISSFFHKKNLERSLQASAPVLSSTEAEVGPGSVNKREELEDTVAVLSGLQERNSSEFTFHQTPCEEFKDELDTGPGGNPHPPSVAREDLLNCERCGQDVLVWEMPEHNDYHFALDLQNSLSSSSAGSASVSASSSSASSLRVAAAGTTQSARGKTKTRGQSGPQPKRPRSQGGSTTTLDSFFKRN